The Borrelia coriaceae genome has a window encoding:
- a CDS encoding variable large family protein yields MKINIKNIRVKSICATLFISLFLSCNNGIVEELQKQKDSIFSISNLRQGFLDIVTSFGDIIAGTLGFNAVTSEDKRSAVGVHFDKVKKGLEDIKGKLDGLAKEIASAPHADTIGVGAVKEAIKKAIDEVISKLIDSVIKLAGVTKADGNIGDNDHSSGALPANEASVKAIIAEVKSIIEVAEQSGVKIEPGSDGAAVKSGDATAPAALAASTVANAKAGSLLADEVAKADPWAMINKIKNSTTNTSVLSGNDKDAGTLATGTKAADNNGAGAKTNADLAAAVALKAMTAGGRFSAAQNEAGAVKGAAVSAVNKVLGVLDEIIRKIVVKKLDKIGEALRGIEYSETVGATSEGKN; encoded by the coding sequence ATGAAAATAAATATTAAAAATATTAGAGTAAAAAGTATTTGTGCAACATTATTTATCTCTTTATTCCTTTCTTGTAATAATGGAATAGTAGAAGAACTTCAGAAGCAAAAGGATTCTATATTTTCTATATCTAATTTAAGACAAGGGTTCTTAGATATTGTTACTTCTTTTGGAGATATAATTGCTGGGACATTAGGATTTAATGCTGTTACATCAGAAGATAAGAGAAGTGCAGTAGGTGTTCATTTTGATAAGGTAAAAAAGGGATTAGAAGATATTAAGGGTAAATTAGATGGTTTAGCAAAGGAAATAGCTTCTGCTCCTCATGCTGATACTATAGGTGTTGGGGCTGTTAAAGAAGCGATTAAAAAAGCTATTGATGAAGTGATTTCGAAGCTAATTGACTCTGTAATTAAACTAGCTGGTGTAACTAAAGCTGATGGTAATATTGGTGACAATGATCATAGCTCAGGAGCCCTTCCAGCTAATGAAGCTAGCGTTAAAGCTATTATTGCGGAAGTTAAAAGTATTATTGAAGTTGCAGAGCAGTCTGGAGTAAAGATTGAACCAGGCAGTGATGGTGCTGCAGTTAAGTCTGGTGATGCTACTGCTCCTGCTGCACTTGCTGCTAGTACTGTTGCTAATGCTAAAGCTGGTTCTTTGTTAGCAGATGAAGTAGCTAAAGCAGATCCATGGGCAATGATTAATAAGATTAAAAATTCTACAACTAATACGTCTGTTCTTTCTGGTAACGATAAAGATGCTGGAACATTAGCTACTGGTACTAAGGCTGCTGATAATAATGGTGCTGGAGCAAAGACTAATGCAGACTTAGCAGCAGCTGTTGCACTAAAGGCCATGACCGCAGGCGGTAGATTTAGCGCTGCTCAAAATGAAGCTGGAGCTGTGAAAGGGGCAGCAGTAAGTGCTGTAAATAAGGTATTAGGAGTGCTAGACGAAATAATTAGGAAAATAGTAGTAAAAAAACTAGATAAGATAGGAGAGGCACTTAGGGGAATAGAATATTCAGAAACTGTTGGTGCGACAAGTGAAGGTAAAAACTAA
- a CDS encoding variable large family protein, with product MKINIKNIKVRSICATLFISLFLSCNNGVIEELEKQRDSILSISNLRQNFLDIFTSFFDVISNAFGITSTTTKKEVGEHLGKIGDAVKTVKDKLESIKSDSDYDLIKDKADKAITKAIDILGKIVDGATKIKDATVDDSPVGGKVTDTENAEPAEEKSVKGLIEGINLIYEVSKGVGTAPKGNNNKKIADSKEVAELFNLTSNVNSNTKALDGINRAVSAASGADILAAIRVVKDKKAVAVDIQNAKDAYDIAIANKSNSNISDGEVNTNASAIAAGLALKAMVKGGKLATKATHAPGQAVNTVLIGIVDKTVNEIVSTIRRTVDRCLKDVSNCIKVDSTSELKAESK from the coding sequence ATGAAAATAAATATTAAAAATATTAAAGTAAGAAGTATTTGTGCAACATTATTTATCTCTCTATTCCTTTCTTGTAATAATGGAGTAATAGAAGAACTTGAGAAGCAAAGGGATTCTATACTCTCTATATCTAATTTAAGACAAAACTTCTTAGATATCTTTACTTCTTTTTTTGATGTGATTTCTAATGCTTTTGGTATTACTTCAACTACAACTAAAAAAGAAGTTGGAGAACATTTAGGTAAGATTGGCGATGCGGTTAAAACAGTTAAAGATAAATTAGAAAGCATAAAATCAGATAGTGACTACGATCTAATAAAAGATAAAGCTGATAAAGCAATTACTAAGGCAATTGATATTTTGGGAAAGATAGTTGATGGAGCAACTAAAATTAAAGATGCTACTGTTGATGATAGTCCAGTTGGTGGTAAGGTTACTGATACTGAGAATGCAGAGCCGGCAGAAGAAAAAAGTGTAAAGGGTCTTATTGAAGGGATTAACTTGATCTATGAAGTATCAAAAGGAGTTGGTACTGCTCCAAAAGGGAATAATAATAAAAAAATTGCTGACTCTAAAGAGGTAGCAGAGTTATTTAATCTAACTAGCAATGTTAATAGTAATACTAAGGCACTAGATGGAATCAACAGAGCAGTAAGTGCAGCTAGCGGTGCTGATATATTAGCAGCAATTAGAGTGGTTAAGGATAAAAAAGCTGTTGCTGTTGACATACAAAATGCAAAAGATGCTTATGACATCGCCATTGCTAATAAAAGTAATTCCAATATTAGTGATGGTGAGGTTAACACAAATGCATCAGCAATAGCAGCTGGTTTAGCATTAAAAGCTATGGTTAAGGGTGGCAAATTAGCAACCAAGGCTACTCATGCCCCAGGGCAAGCAGTAAATACAGTATTAATAGGCATAGTGGATAAAACTGTAAATGAGATAGTCTCTACTATAAGAAGAACAGTTGATAGATGTTTAAAGGATGTTAGTAATTGTATTAAGGTGGATTCTACTAGTGAATTAAAAGCTGAATCCAAATAA
- a CDS encoding variable large family protein has product MRQNNTHKNIKLRSICATLFISLFLSCNSGIEELQKRNTFFDSFLKIGNSFQEILGFFGNTMGDALEFGSIKPDDNRDKVGKHFEKVGEGLKNTKTKLDELAIKISSTPNADTKGIEDSIKGANDVFDQLIKSVKKLAGVTKATDKIGEVNITNANKGAPPADVNIFIEGVQEIIDTATTKSGVEIGKGTDGDQVPHKSGADATAALVGKNSAKADANAGSLLAEVVSKADPWAMINKIKSATKTGAALNQDDNNEVGTLATSVATGGDNIGSKTTADLAAAVALKAMTKTGTFSANNANEALAVKAAAATAVNKVLGILDLIIRQTVVKHLEKIREAVKGIQYSETTGESSEGKN; this is encoded by the coding sequence GTAATAGTGGAATAGAAGAACTGCAGAAGAGAAATACTTTCTTTGATTCTTTCCTCAAAATAGGTAATAGTTTTCAAGAAATATTAGGTTTCTTTGGCAATACTATGGGAGATGCATTAGAATTTGGTTCTATTAAACCTGATGATAATAGAGATAAGGTAGGAAAACACTTTGAAAAAGTAGGAGAGGGCTTAAAGAATACTAAGACTAAATTAGATGAGTTAGCAATAAAAATATCTTCTACTCCTAATGCTGATACTAAAGGTATTGAGGATTCAATTAAAGGAGCAAATGATGTTTTTGATCAACTAATTAAATCTGTAAAAAAATTAGCTGGGGTAACTAAAGCGACTGATAAGATTGGTGAGGTTAATATAACTAATGCTAATAAAGGTGCACCTCCTGCTGATGTCAATATATTTATTGAAGGAGTTCAAGAAATAATTGACACTGCTACTACCAAGTCTGGTGTAGAAATTGGAAAAGGAACTGATGGTGATCAAGTACCACATAAATCTGGAGCTGATGCCACTGCTGCACTTGTTGGTAAAAATAGTGCTAAAGCTGATGCTAATGCTGGTTCTCTATTAGCTGAAGTAGTATCAAAAGCAGATCCATGGGCAATGATTAATAAGATTAAAAGTGCTACGAAGACTGGTGCTGCTCTTAATCAAGACGATAATAATGAAGTAGGAACATTGGCTACTTCTGTTGCTACTGGTGGTGACAATATTGGATCTAAAACTACTGCTGACTTAGCAGCTGCTGTTGCTCTTAAAGCAATGACTAAAACTGGTACATTTAGTGCTAATAATGCTAATGAAGCTCTTGCAGTTAAAGCAGCTGCTGCTACTGCTGTAAATAAGGTATTAGGAATACTCGATTTAATAATTAGGCAAACAGTAGTAAAACATCTAGAAAAAATAAGAGAAGCTGTTAAGGGAATACAATATTCAGAGACTACTGGTGAATCAAGTGAAGGTAAGAACTAA